A genomic region of Candidatus Pseudomonas phytovorans contains the following coding sequences:
- a CDS encoding FKBP-type peptidyl-prolyl cis-trans isomerase: MPRYLVLGVCLLVPVAMADSTDTDLAYSLGASLGERLRQEMPGLQLDALVEGLKQSYQGQPLKLDKARMQAVLQQHEAQAGDAATQKLQAAETRFMANERGRYGVHELPEGVLYSELQPGTGAQPRAGGKVQVRYVGKLPDGSVFDQNQAPQWFSLDSVIEGWQVALPKMHAGAKWRLVIPSAQAYGAEGAGDLIEPYTPLVFEIELLSVGD, from the coding sequence TTGCCTCGATATCTTGTATTAGGTGTATGCCTGCTGGTGCCTGTTGCAATGGCCGACAGCACCGACACGGACCTCGCCTACAGCCTGGGCGCCAGCCTGGGTGAGCGGCTGCGCCAGGAGATGCCGGGTTTGCAACTGGATGCACTGGTCGAAGGCCTGAAGCAGTCCTATCAGGGGCAACCGCTGAAGCTCGACAAGGCGCGGATGCAGGCGGTGCTCCAGCAGCACGAAGCGCAGGCAGGTGACGCCGCCACGCAGAAGTTGCAGGCAGCCGAAACACGCTTCATGGCCAACGAGCGTGGGCGTTATGGAGTACACGAACTACCGGAAGGTGTGCTTTACAGCGAACTGCAGCCAGGCACGGGGGCTCAACCCAGAGCAGGCGGCAAAGTGCAGGTGCGCTATGTGGGCAAGCTGCCGGATGGCTCGGTGTTCGACCAGAACCAGGCGCCCCAGTGGTTCAGCCTGGACTCGGTGATCGAAGGGTGGCAGGTGGCCTTGCCAAAAATGCACGCCGGCGCCAAATGGCGCCTGGTAATTCCGTCGGCGCAAGCCTATGGCGCCGAAGGTGCGGGTGATCTGATCGAACCTTATACACCCCTGGTGTTCGAGATCGAACTGCT
- a CDS encoding AlgP family protein produces MSAKKKPVNTPLHLLQQLSGSLLEHLEDACSQALADAEKLLAKLEKQRGRAQEKLHNGRLKLQDAAKAGKAKAQTKAQKGIGELEGLLDALKERQTQTRTYIQQLKRDAQDSLKLAQGVGKVREAAAKALDLRAAKTSKPVAAKPAAKNTTAAKPAAKPAARATAAVKPAAKPAAKAAVAAKPATKPAAKAAAAAKPAAKPAAKAAAAAKPAAKPAAKAAAAAKPVAKPVAKAASAAKPAAKPAAKAAAAAKPAAKPAVKATAAAKPAAKPAVKAAAAAKPAAKPAVKATAAAKPAAKPAVKAAAKPAAKAPARTAAKPAAAKPVASKPAEAKPATPAASTPAAATNSATPAASAAPSAPASTPAQAPSSAS; encoded by the coding sequence ATGTCGGCCAAAAAGAAGCCAGTAAACACGCCGTTACACCTGCTCCAGCAACTTTCGGGCAGCCTGCTTGAACACTTGGAAGATGCCTGCTCGCAAGCGCTGGCTGATGCGGAAAAACTGCTGGCCAAACTGGAAAAGCAGCGCGGCAGGGCCCAGGAAAAACTGCACAACGGTCGCCTGAAATTGCAGGATGCTGCCAAGGCAGGTAAAGCCAAGGCGCAGACCAAAGCGCAGAAAGGCATTGGCGAACTTGAAGGGCTGCTCGATGCGCTGAAAGAACGTCAAACCCAGACCCGTACTTATATCCAGCAACTCAAGCGCGACGCGCAGGACAGCCTGAAGCTGGCCCAAGGTGTTGGCAAGGTTCGTGAAGCAGCCGCCAAGGCCCTTGATCTGCGCGCAGCCAAAACCTCCAAGCCTGTTGCTGCCAAGCCAGCAGCCAAAAATACTACCGCTGCCAAACCTGCCGCGAAGCCAGCAGCCAGAGCCACTGCTGCTGTTAAACCTGCCGCGAAGCCAGCTGCCAAAGCCGCTGTTGCTGCCAAGCCTGCCACGAAGCCGGCTGCCAAAGCCGCTGCTGCTGCCAAGCCTGCCGCGAAGCCGGCTGCCAAAGCCGCTGCTGCTGCCAAGCCTGCCGCGAAGCCAGCTGCCAAAGCCGCTGCTGCTGCCAAGCCTGTCGCGAAGCCAGTTGCGAAAGCCGCTTCTGCTGCCAAACCTGCGGCGAAACCGGCTGCCAAAGCCGCTGCTGCTGCCAAGCCTGCCGCGAAGCCAGCAGTTAAAGCCACTGCTGCTGCCAAGCCTGCCGCGAAGCCAGCAGTTAAAGCCGCTGCTGCTGCCAAGCCTGCCGCGAAGCCAGCAGTTAAAGCCACCGCTGCTGCCAAACCTGCCGCTAAGCCGGCTGTCAAAGCCGCTGCGAAACCTGCTGCCAAAGCTCCAGCACGTACCGCCGCCAAGCCAGCTGCAGCAAAACCCGTTGCCAGCAAGCCAGCCGAAGCCAAACCTGCTACCCCAGCCGCCAGCACCCCGGCTGCGGCAACCAACTCGGCCACCCCGGCCGCTTCGGCAGCGCCGTCGGCACCCGCCAGCACTCCGGCTCAGGCACCGTCTTCGGCCTCCTGA
- a CDS encoding TIGR02444 family protein, translating into MYTDLWNYALALYAKPGVEAACLRLQAQGGDVCLLLCAAWLQARGVAVLDERAQALHEVAERWQREVVAPLRSLRQQWRASAAGDPQLAALREQVKGLELQAERALLERMQERSRAWPADSTEPADDWLARLAPAPALHHDALQQLRVAAAALQEAEDGA; encoded by the coding sequence ATGTACACCGACCTGTGGAATTACGCCCTGGCCCTGTATGCCAAGCCTGGCGTGGAAGCGGCCTGCCTTAGACTGCAGGCGCAGGGTGGCGATGTCTGCCTGCTGCTGTGCGCTGCCTGGCTGCAGGCGCGTGGCGTGGCCGTGCTGGACGAGCGCGCGCAAGCGCTGCACGAAGTTGCCGAGCGCTGGCAGCGTGAAGTGGTCGCCCCATTACGCAGCCTGCGCCAGCAGTGGCGAGCGTCAGCGGCGGGTGACCCGCAACTGGCGGCGTTGCGTGAACAGGTGAAGGGGTTGGAGTTGCAGGCAGAAAGAGCGTTGCTGGAGCGCATGCAGGAACGCTCGCGAGCGTGGCCCGCAGACTCCACTGAGCCCGCGGACGACTGGCTGGCCCGGCTGGCGCCGGCCCCTGCCCTACACCACGACGCGCTGCAACAGTTGCGCGTCGCGGCGGCCGCGCTTCAGGAGGCCGAAGACGGTGCCTGA